A window of Trueperaceae bacterium genomic DNA:
GTCGTCGACGGCGTGGAACGGTCGCGCCTCGACGATGCGCGCGGCGAGCGCCGGCCCGATGCCGGGCAGGGTCGCGAGGAGGCGGGGGGACGCCTCGTTGAGCGACACGCGGGCGTCCCCGCGCGGCGTACCGCGGGCGGGGACGCGGACGGTCGCGCCGTCGACGAGGGGGCGTCGCGGGTCGAGGAGGTCGGTCGCGGCGGCGGGCGTGGGGCCGCCGGCGGCGGCGAGCGCGTCGGCGACGCGCGCGCCCCAGGACAGCGTGACGGGGCCCGGCCGGTGGACCTCGCCGGCCACCTGGACCTGCAAGGGCGCCCGCTCGGGGGGTGGGAGCGGCGGCGGAGCGAGGAGGCGCGGGGCGAGCTCGAGCGCGACCGAGCCGAACGTCAGGGCCAGCAGCAGCGCAGCGAGGG
This region includes:
- a CDS encoding helix-hairpin-helix domain-containing protein, which produces MPRDAPLAALLLALTFGSVALELAPRLLAPPPLPPPERAPLQVQVAGEVHRPGPVTLSWGARVADALAAAGGPTPAAATDLLDPRRPLVDGATVRVPARGTPRGDARVSLNEASPRLLATLPGIGPALAARIVEARPFHAVDDLVRVSGIGPATLDGVREHVRP